In a single window of the Rhopalosiphum padi isolate XX-2018 chromosome 1, ASM2088224v1, whole genome shotgun sequence genome:
- the LOC132918011 gene encoding CDP-diacylglycerol--inositol 3-phosphatidyltransferase, whose protein sequence is MGKQENIFLFVPNLIGYARIILAVVSIYFMPTNYKVACSCYVISALLDAFDGHAARAFNQSTKFGAILDQLTDRCGTMSLCIALSNFYPKYMFLFQLSCIIDIACHWIYLHSSILQGKTSHKFVDMSGNPIMKWYYTSKPVLFFMCAGNELFFASLYLCHFITGPMIAGHGLFKLLCWFSSPIMFVKTLISLIHCYVASINLSIIDMNERQEKQ, encoded by the exons ATGGGtaaacaagaaaatatttttttgtttgtgccAAATTTAATTG GATATGCCAGAATAATTCTAGCAGTTGTTTCAATTTACTTTATGCCAACCAATTACAAAGTTGCATGCAGTTGTTATGTGATAAGTGCATTATTGGATGCTTTTGATGGGCATGCAGCTCGAGCATTTAACCAAA GTACTAAGTTTGGAGCTATACTGGATCAACTAACTGACCGCTGTGGAACAATGAGCTTATGTATTGCGCTGTCTaatttttatccaaaatatatgtttttgttcCAACTTAGCTGTATCATTGATATTGCTTGTCACTGGATCTATTTACACTC atCAATTTTGCAAGGTAAAACTAGTCATAAATTTGTAGATATGTCTGGAAATCCCATCATGAAGTGGTATTATACATCAAAACCCGTACTGTTTTTTATGTGTGCAGGAAATGAACTATTTTTTGcatcattatatttatgtcaTTTTATTACAGGACCAATGA ttgcAGGTCATggtttatttaagttattgtgcTGGTTTTCAAGTCCAATAATGtttgttaaaacattaatatcattaattcatTGTTATGTGGCTAGTATAAATTTGTCCATTATTGATATGAATGAGCGTCAAGAAAAACAATag